From a single Fibrobacter sp. UWH4 genomic region:
- a CDS encoding TetR/AcrR family transcriptional regulator, translating into MNPASHKEDLRIRRTKESIYTAFKQMVCEMPYEKITVKALADRAMINRNTFYLHYESTDDVLREIQAGYMERYIELVKDYNYLDNQKEIVRSFFEFMESQDEFFKKITCDSRLDYVREPMQRKVLAHTHSKTTRLHTKQVCVQNIVRAFNNTTLALYRQWVQDGRKIPLKQMIDLAATLMEGGIKAFANRE; encoded by the coding sequence ATGAATCCAGCCTCCCACAAAGAAGATTTGCGCATCAGGCGCACCAAAGAATCCATCTACACGGCGTTCAAGCAGATGGTCTGCGAAATGCCCTACGAAAAGATTACCGTCAAGGCGCTCGCCGACCGCGCCATGATCAACCGCAACACGTTCTACCTGCATTACGAAAGCACCGACGACGTGCTCCGCGAAATCCAGGCGGGCTACATGGAACGCTATATTGAGCTCGTGAAGGACTACAACTACCTCGACAACCAGAAGGAAATCGTACGCTCTTTTTTCGAGTTCATGGAATCGCAAGACGAGTTCTTCAAGAAAATCACCTGCGACAGCCGTCTGGACTACGTGCGCGAACCCATGCAACGCAAGGTCTTGGCCCACACCCATTCCAAAACGACGCGACTCCACACCAAGCAAGTCTGCGTCCAGAATATCGTGCGAGCGTTCAACAACACCACGCTCGCGCTATACCGCCAGTGGGTGCAAGACGGCCGCAAAATCCCGCTTAAGCAAATGATTGACCTCGCCGCAACCCTCATGGAAGGCGGCATCAAGGCATTTGCGAACAGGGAGTAA
- a CDS encoding nuclear transport factor 2 family protein, translating into MKKLVTLLTVAAALLFSACDCNKETQMKMEELMEKQALKELVDTFSNLADMRDTKTQSTLFTEDATMTSIVGGNASTLKGRDEIEKACAKFLSLFDMVYHSNGQQVVTVDGDRAKGVSYCTVMLIGKNAEGVRTQNLQGVRYEDEYQKIDGKWYIAKRTSHFEWSDVRPAGN; encoded by the coding sequence ATGAAAAAACTCGTTACACTTTTAACTGTCGCAGCGGCCCTTTTGTTTTCTGCTTGCGACTGCAACAAGGAGACACAAATGAAAATGGAAGAACTTATGGAAAAGCAGGCATTGAAGGAACTGGTGGACACCTTCTCGAATCTGGCCGACATGCGTGACACCAAGACCCAGAGCACGCTTTTTACCGAAGATGCCACCATGACTTCCATTGTGGGCGGAAACGCTTCTACGCTCAAGGGGCGTGACGAAATCGAGAAAGCCTGCGCCAAGTTCCTCTCGTTGTTCGATATGGTTTACCATTCCAACGGCCAGCAGGTAGTGACTGTCGATGGCGACCGTGCCAAGGGCGTGTCTTATTGCACCGTGATGCTCATCGGGAAAAACGCGGAAGGCGTGCGCACGCAGAATTTACAGGGAGTCCGTTATGAGGACGAATACCAAAAGATTGACGGCAAGTGGTATATCGCAAAACGCACTTCCCATTTTGAATGGTCCGATGTGCGCCCGGCGGGAAATTAA
- a CDS encoding DapH/DapD/GlmU-related protein has product MDCKEEIVDSRIPDPEAFEIGSKNAQILFKLNHTMPMTEEYGKVVKELFGDNIGEGTMLTAPLQGVCFERVKIGKNVYIGSNLLLMARGGITIEDGAWIAANVQLLSNNHDLYDRAVLQCKPVLIKEDAWLGAGVSVLPGVCIGKHAVVGAGSVVTKDIPDYAVAVGSPAKVVRMLDPEKFA; this is encoded by the coding sequence ATGGACTGCAAAGAAGAAATCGTCGATTCCCGAATCCCGGACCCCGAGGCCTTTGAAATCGGCTCGAAGAACGCCCAGATTCTGTTCAAGTTGAACCACACCATGCCCATGACCGAGGAATACGGCAAGGTGGTCAAGGAACTGTTCGGCGACAATATCGGCGAAGGCACGATGCTCACGGCTCCGCTTCAGGGCGTGTGCTTTGAGCGTGTGAAAATCGGGAAGAACGTGTATATCGGCAGCAACTTGCTCCTGATGGCCCGCGGCGGCATCACCATCGAGGACGGCGCATGGATTGCGGCCAATGTGCAGTTGCTTTCGAACAACCACGACCTTTACGACCGTGCGGTTTTGCAGTGCAAGCCCGTGCTTATCAAGGAAGACGCTTGGCTTGGCGCTGGAGTTTCCGTGTTGCCTGGCGTGTGCATCGGTAAGCATGCCGTGGTGGGCGCAGGTTCCGTGGTCACGAAGGACATTCCCGATTACGCCGTTGCTGTGGGCAGCCCCGCCAAGGTGGTGCGCATGCTTGATCCGGAGAAATTCGCATAA
- a CDS encoding substrate-binding domain-containing protein, with the protein MKKLALTACVISLAVMGITAACNGENEKNVEVATTKQPEISVIAREAGSGTRDAFNELVGTLIKQDGKKKDNTTKEAITIDGTQGVMSSVAGNEYAIGYISLGSLNGSVKALSIDGFAPTKENIKAAKYPIARPFNIATKGKMNDAVKDFVDFILSADGQAIIEGNGYIGVSDGKKFQAQKLKGKIVIAGSSSVSPVMEKLKEAYMALNPEMEIEIQTNDSSSGMLAAKEGTCDIGMASRNLKPSELEALTPQTIARDGIAVIVNKQNQISNISLAKLRDIYTGLTRKWNDVK; encoded by the coding sequence ATGAAAAAACTGGCTTTAACCGCTTGTGTAATTAGTTTAGCTGTAATGGGTATTACGGCAGCCTGCAACGGAGAAAACGAAAAGAACGTCGAAGTCGCCACCACCAAGCAGCCTGAAATTTCCGTCATCGCCCGAGAAGCTGGTTCCGGCACTCGGGACGCCTTTAACGAACTGGTGGGAACCCTTATCAAGCAAGATGGAAAGAAAAAGGACAATACCACCAAGGAAGCCATCACCATCGACGGCACCCAGGGTGTCATGAGCTCCGTAGCCGGTAACGAATACGCCATCGGCTACATTTCCCTAGGTTCCCTGAACGGTTCCGTGAAGGCCCTGAGCATTGACGGATTCGCCCCCACCAAGGAAAACATCAAGGCCGCCAAGTACCCCATCGCCCGTCCCTTCAACATCGCCACCAAGGGCAAGATGAACGACGCCGTAAAGGACTTCGTGGACTTTATTCTCAGCGCCGACGGCCAGGCCATTATCGAAGGCAACGGCTACATCGGAGTTTCCGACGGCAAAAAGTTCCAGGCCCAAAAGCTGAAGGGCAAGATCGTCATTGCCGGCTCTTCCAGCGTGTCTCCGGTCATGGAAAAGCTCAAGGAGGCCTACATGGCCCTGAACCCGGAAATGGAAATCGAAATCCAGACCAACGATTCCTCTTCGGGAATGCTGGCTGCCAAGGAAGGGACCTGCGATATCGGTATGGCTAGCCGCAACCTGAAACCCAGCGAACTGGAAGCCCTGACTCCTCAGACCATCGCCCGGGACGGTATCGCCGTGATTGTCAACAAGCAGAACCAGATTTCCAACATTTCCCTTGCAAAACTGCGGGATATCTACACCGGCCTCACCCGCAAGTGGAATGATGTAAAGTAA
- the pstC gene encoding phosphate ABC transporter permease subunit PstC: protein MKLSLSNPFKERAASTIFLVSALASILFVALICVFLFANGVPAILKIGVPDFLFGKEWAPTDEPAIYGIFPMILGSLYVTLGALTIGVSVGLLSAIFLARFCSERLHRTLKPAVELLAGIPSVIYGFFGLVVIVPFVRQHFGGSGFSILTASILLGIMILPTIISVSEAALRAVPNSYYEGSLALGATHERSVFFTVLPAATSGIVAGIILGFGRAIGETMAVILVAGNQARMPDGILGGIRTLTANIVLEMGYATDLHRESLIATGVVLFTFILIINLLFSILKKRVIK, encoded by the coding sequence ATGAAACTCAGTTTATCCAATCCATTTAAGGAACGGGCCGCATCCACCATCTTCCTGGTCTCTGCGCTGGCAAGCATCCTGTTTGTGGCCCTGATCTGCGTGTTCCTTTTTGCAAATGGTGTCCCTGCCATTCTAAAGATAGGCGTTCCGGACTTTTTGTTCGGAAAGGAATGGGCCCCCACGGACGAGCCTGCGATCTACGGGATTTTCCCCATGATTCTTGGCAGCCTCTACGTGACCCTGGGTGCCCTTACCATCGGTGTCTCGGTGGGGCTCCTGTCGGCCATATTCCTGGCCCGGTTTTGCTCCGAAAGGCTTCACAGGACCCTGAAACCCGCCGTGGAACTCCTGGCCGGCATTCCCTCGGTAATCTACGGCTTCTTTGGCCTGGTGGTTATCGTGCCCTTTGTGCGGCAGCACTTTGGCGGGAGCGGTTTCAGCATCTTGACGGCCTCGATCCTGCTCGGAATCATGATTTTACCGACCATCATTTCCGTTTCCGAAGCCGCCCTACGGGCGGTCCCCAACAGCTACTACGAAGGTTCCCTGGCTCTCGGGGCCACCCACGAAAGGAGCGTGTTCTTCACGGTACTTCCGGCGGCCACGTCGGGAATCGTGGCGGGCATTATCCTGGGCTTTGGCAGGGCTATTGGCGAAACCATGGCGGTGATTCTCGTGGCCGGTAACCAGGCCCGAATGCCCGACGGTATTCTCGGGGGTATCAGAACCTTGACCGCCAACATCGTGCTGGAAATGGGTTATGCCACGGACCTGCACCGTGAATCCCTCATTGCCACCGGCGTGGTGCTGTTCACCTTTATCCTCATTATCAACCTGCTGTTTTCCATTCTCAAGAAGAGGGTTATTAAATGA
- a CDS encoding flavodoxin — MAAEKKILVVYYSRADENYTVGNISKGNTEIIAEMIAKKTGGTLLHVEPAKEYPKGYDDCINVAKKELAQDARPAIKPVNVNPEEFDEIYVGYPVWWGEMPMPMFTFFEKYNLKGKTIHPFVTHEGSGLSGVARLKKVTGANVTPGLAIYGHVAQNERDKAQKEVDKWVK, encoded by the coding sequence ATGGCAGCAGAAAAGAAAATCCTCGTTGTTTACTATTCCCGCGCCGATGAAAACTACACCGTCGGGAACATTTCCAAGGGCAATACCGAAATCATTGCCGAGATGATTGCGAAAAAGACGGGCGGCACGCTTTTGCATGTGGAACCCGCGAAGGAATACCCCAAGGGCTACGACGACTGCATCAACGTAGCCAAGAAGGAACTTGCGCAGGACGCGCGCCCGGCCATCAAGCCGGTGAACGTGAACCCCGAAGAATTCGACGAGATTTACGTCGGTTACCCGGTGTGGTGGGGTGAAATGCCCATGCCCATGTTCACCTTCTTCGAGAAGTATAACCTGAAGGGCAAGACAATTCACCCGTTCGTGACTCACGAAGGCAGCGGCCTCTCGGGTGTTGCGCGCCTCAAGAAGGTGACCGGCGCGAACGTGACTCCCGGCCTTGCCATCTACGGACACGTGGCCCAGAACGAACGCGACAAAGCCCAAAAGGAAGTCGATAAGTGGGTGAAGTAG
- a CDS encoding YhcG family protein yields the protein MKKKTGKGIEIAQAQSNGYKNLVTQIGSLLVESRKQVFQAVNTTLVNTYWQIGRHIVEYEQDGNAKAQYGAELLDNLAKDLTAQFGKGFSRSNLFQVRLFYLKFPKIQTLSGKLTWSHYTEIIKANSDLEIGFYTKQCENENWSVRELKRQMKSLLFHRIALSKDKKSVLEISKQGIQTQKPEDIVKDPYVLEFLGVNEDQKYLEGDIEEKVVANLQTFLLEFGKGFAFIGRQYKMQIGARQFKVDLVFYNYNLKCFVLIDLKRGEIEHYDVGQMNMYLNFFKKEVCAQDDNPPIGIVLGAYKDQLLMEYAMQGIENNLFVSKYQLYLPKREELQGELEKLLSGK from the coding sequence ATGAAGAAAAAGACCGGAAAAGGAATAGAGATAGCCCAAGCCCAAAGCAATGGGTACAAGAATCTTGTAACGCAAATAGGCTCATTGCTGGTTGAAAGCCGTAAACAGGTGTTTCAAGCAGTGAACACCACTCTCGTAAATACCTATTGGCAAATCGGTCGTCATATTGTAGAATATGAACAAGATGGCAATGCGAAAGCCCAATATGGGGCAGAACTGTTGGATAACCTTGCTAAGGACTTGACTGCGCAATTTGGAAAAGGGTTCAGCCGATCAAACCTATTCCAAGTGAGGCTATTTTACCTAAAATTCCCAAAAATCCAGACACTGTCTGGAAAATTGACCTGGAGTCATTATACAGAAATCATCAAGGCAAACTCTGACTTGGAAATTGGTTTTTACACAAAGCAATGCGAAAACGAGAACTGGAGCGTCAGGGAACTCAAGCGTCAGATGAAAAGTCTGCTGTTCCATAGGATTGCCTTGAGCAAGGACAAGAAGAGCGTGCTGGAAATAAGCAAGCAAGGAATCCAAACGCAAAAGCCCGAAGACATCGTAAAGGACCCTTATGTTCTGGAATTTCTTGGGGTAAACGAAGACCAGAAATACCTTGAAGGAGATATCGAGGAGAAGGTTGTCGCCAACTTGCAAACGTTCTTGTTGGAGTTCGGCAAAGGCTTCGCTTTTATCGGACGGCAGTACAAGATGCAGATTGGTGCCAGACAGTTCAAAGTAGATTTAGTGTTCTACAATTACAATCTCAAATGCTTTGTTCTTATTGATTTAAAACGTGGCGAAATCGAGCATTACGATGTGGGGCAAATGAACATGTACCTGAATTTCTTCAAAAAAGAGGTCTGCGCCCAAGACGATAATCCGCCTATCGGAATAGTACTTGGTGCCTACAAGGACCAGTTGTTGATGGAATACGCGATGCAGGGAATAGAAAACAATTTATTCGTAAGCAAGTACCAACTTTATCTCCCCAAGCGCGAGGAATTGCAGGGCGAACTTGAAAAACTGCTTTCGGGAAAGTGA
- a CDS encoding aldo/keto reductase produces the protein MNKTVAMMLSTAALAAAAGTATPKVKPVTIPLNDGRAIPQFGLGTYNSSVAEAKDALAVALKLGYRHVDTAHAYRNERGVGAAVKESGIPREEIWITSKLWPTDYDHGNAAESIDKMLERLGVDYIDLVYLHQPVGDYMAGWRGLEEAVKQGKIKSIGISNFDMDERAFDEIIAKAKIRPAIVQIELHPYAQRKAFREKCKKLGIAVEGWFPLGGTGGNATLFGDKTIKELAAKYKKSPAQIILRWHVQEGFSTIPGARNPDYIKENIEVYNFKLSEDDMKKIRGLDKEKRFFTSTLAEIQHFKDWNPGD, from the coding sequence ATGAACAAGACTGTTGCTATGATGCTTTCGACGGCGGCGCTGGCTGCTGCTGCGGGGACAGCCACCCCGAAGGTGAAACCTGTCACCATCCCGTTGAACGACGGGCGTGCCATTCCGCAGTTCGGGCTCGGCACTTACAATTCTTCGGTGGCCGAGGCGAAGGACGCATTGGCGGTGGCGCTCAAGCTTGGCTACAGGCACGTGGATACGGCTCACGCCTACCGTAACGAGCGTGGCGTCGGCGCTGCCGTGAAGGAGTCGGGAATCCCCCGCGAAGAAATCTGGATTACCTCCAAGCTCTGGCCCACGGATTACGACCACGGCAATGCGGCTGAATCTATCGACAAGATGCTGGAACGCCTGGGCGTGGATTACATCGACCTGGTTTACCTGCACCAGCCTGTGGGCGACTACATGGCGGGTTGGCGCGGCCTCGAAGAGGCGGTGAAGCAAGGCAAGATCAAGTCCATCGGGATTTCGAACTTTGACATGGACGAGCGTGCTTTCGACGAAATCATCGCGAAGGCGAAAATCAGGCCCGCCATCGTGCAGATTGAACTGCACCCGTATGCGCAGCGCAAGGCCTTCCGCGAAAAGTGCAAGAAGCTCGGCATCGCGGTAGAAGGCTGGTTCCCGCTGGGCGGCACCGGCGGCAACGCAACCCTCTTTGGCGACAAGACCATCAAGGAACTGGCGGCAAAGTACAAGAAGTCGCCCGCGCAGATTATCCTCCGCTGGCACGTGCAGGAAGGCTTCTCCACGATTCCCGGCGCCCGCAACCCGGATTACATCAAGGAAAACATCGAGGTCTATAACTTCAAGCTTTCCGAAGACGACATGAAAAAGATTCGCGGCCTCGACAAGGAAAAGCGCTTCTTTACTTCGACTCTCGCCGAAATCCAGCATTTCAAGGACTGGAATCCCGGCGACTAA